In a single window of the Saccharothrix australiensis genome:
- a CDS encoding methylenetetrahydrofolate reductase codes for MTTVVERLTGGNPVFSVEFFPPRDAADELVLWRAIRELEALDPAFVSITYGAGGSSRDRTIRTTGRVVQETTLVPMAHLTAVEHSVAELRNVIGWYAAVGVRNILAVRGDPPGDPNGDWVRHPEGLTYAEELVRLCRELGDFCVGVAAFPYGHPRSADLDTDTRYLVAKLRAGADFAIAQLFFRPDDFLRMRDRVAAAGCDTVLLPGLMPLTTPRTLAKTVELSGAPVPPEVARRLEPHLDDAASFRKAGIDLVTETGERLLAEGVPGLHFYTFNRSKATREVVGRLGLVPARA; via the coding sequence ATGACGACCGTCGTCGAACGCCTGACCGGGGGGAACCCCGTGTTCTCCGTGGAGTTCTTCCCCCCGCGCGACGCCGCCGACGAGCTGGTCCTGTGGCGCGCGATCCGCGAGCTGGAAGCGCTCGACCCGGCGTTCGTGTCGATCACCTACGGCGCGGGCGGCTCCTCCCGCGACCGCACCATCCGCACCACCGGCCGCGTCGTCCAGGAGACGACCCTGGTGCCGATGGCGCACCTGACCGCCGTGGAGCACTCGGTGGCGGAGCTGCGCAACGTGATCGGCTGGTACGCGGCGGTCGGCGTGCGCAACATCCTCGCGGTGCGGGGCGACCCTCCCGGCGACCCCAACGGCGACTGGGTGCGCCACCCGGAGGGCCTGACCTACGCCGAGGAACTCGTGCGGCTGTGCCGCGAGCTGGGCGACTTCTGCGTGGGCGTGGCGGCGTTCCCGTACGGGCACCCCCGGTCGGCGGACCTGGACACCGACACCCGGTACCTGGTGGCCAAGCTGCGCGCCGGCGCGGACTTCGCGATCGCGCAGCTGTTCTTCCGCCCGGACGACTTCCTGCGGATGCGCGACCGCGTCGCCGCCGCGGGCTGCGACACCGTCCTGCTGCCCGGCCTGATGCCGCTGACCACGCCGCGCACCCTGGCCAAGACCGTGGAGCTGTCCGGCGCGCCGGTGCCGCCGGAGGTGGCCCGGCGGCTGGAACCGCACCTGGACGACGCGGCGTCGTTCCGGAAGGCCGGGATCGACCTGGTGACCGAGACGGGGGAGCGGCTGCTCGCGGAGGGCGTGCCGGGGCTGCACTTCTACACGTTCAACCGCTCCAAGGCGACCCGCGAGGTGGTCGGGCGGCTCGGGCTGGTGCCCGCCCGCGCCTGA
- a CDS encoding carboxymuconolactone decarboxylase family protein, protein MRMNLAKVAPEVYQPLLQLESYAQQHVDPALAHLIKVRASILNGCAYCVDIHTAESIKAGEHVQRLFALSVWRESKFFTDTERVVLEFTDAVTRLGEHGVPDEVWEKVAATFEEQQVAGLLAQIISINAFNRIGVTMDSATQSRLR, encoded by the coding sequence ATGAGGATGAATCTCGCCAAGGTCGCACCCGAGGTCTACCAACCGCTGCTCCAGCTGGAGTCCTACGCCCAGCAGCACGTCGATCCCGCGCTCGCCCACCTGATCAAGGTCCGGGCGTCGATCCTCAACGGGTGCGCGTACTGCGTCGACATCCACACGGCCGAGTCGATCAAGGCCGGTGAGCACGTGCAGCGGCTGTTCGCGCTGTCGGTGTGGCGCGAGTCGAAGTTCTTCACCGACACCGAACGGGTGGTGCTGGAGTTCACCGACGCCGTGACACGGCTCGGCGAGCACGGCGTGCCGGACGAGGTGTGGGAGAAGGTGGCGGCGACGTTCGAGGAGCAGCAGGTCGCCGGGCTGCTCGCGCAGATCATCTCGATCAACGCCTTCAACCGCATCGGCGTCACGATGGACTCGGCGACCCAGAGCCGGCTGCGCTGA